A region from the Melanotaenia boesemani isolate fMelBoe1 chromosome 11, fMelBoe1.pri, whole genome shotgun sequence genome encodes:
- the LOC121649250 gene encoding potassium voltage-gated channel subfamily V member 2-like yields MQELSRDIYDIYAEYEEEEDEGGLYSFSRQISPSKKNYMININVGGKPYQIAYKMAAKYPKTRIGRLATYTDHNMKLDLCDDYIVTRNEYFFDRDPEVFHCIFNFYRTGVLWIKDELCPRNFLEEINYWGVRIKNTHRCCRISFEERQDELNEQLKIQRELEAEVEIEENEELFHDMFMGQARRAIWNLMEKPFSSVKAKLMAVASSLFVLISLVAMTLNTVEEMQYRTHTGHLSGKTYCEYVESMCIAFFTMEYLLRLISTPDLKSFSRSVLNTVDLIAILPQYLQGILEFFDNEENYMKHEADIQAVGQVGKLGQVLRIMRLMRIFRILKLARHSTGLRAFGFTLRQCYQQVGCLFLFIAMGIFSFSAMVYTVEHDMPQTNFTSIPHAWWWAAVSISTVGYGDVYPETMLGRIFAFICIAFGIILNGLPISILFNKFSDYYSKLKSNQYTASLKKRGKVRFAKRTVTKLGHTFGNNH; encoded by the exons ATGCAAGAACTGAGCAGGGACATCTACGACATTTATGCCGAatatgaggaagaagaggatgaaggtggTCTGTACAGTTTCTCAAGGCAGATCTCACCCTCCAAGAAGAACTACATGATCAACATTAATGTAGGTGGGAAGCCTTACCAGATAGCCTACAAGATGGCAGCAAAGTACCCCAAGACCAGGATAGGACGACTGGCAACTTACACAGACCACAACATGAAGCTGGACTTGTGTGATGACTACATAGTTACTAGAAATGAATATTTCTTTGACAGGGACCCAGAAGTCTTCCACTGCATCTTCAACTTCTACAGGACGGGAGTGTTGTGGATCAAGGATGAGCTGTGTCCCCGTAACTTCCTGGAGGAGATCAACTACTGGGGTGTGAGGATCAAGAACACTCACCGCTGCTGCCGCATCTCCTTTGAGGAGAGGCAGGATGAGCTGAACGAGCAGCTGAAGATCCAGAGGGAGCTGGAAGCTGAGGTGGAGATCGAAGAGAATGAGGAGCTTTTCCATGACATGTTCATGGGCCAGGCACGTCGAGCTATCTGGAACTTGATGGAGAAGCCTTTTTCTTCTGTAAAGGCCAAACTGATGGCTGTTGCTTCCAGTCTCTTTGTCCTGATCTCTCTCGTGGCCATGACACTCAACACAGTGGAGGAAATGCAATACAGAACCCACACAGGTCATCTCAGTGGCAAAACCTACTGTGAATATGTGGAGTCCATGTGCATTGCCTTCTTCACCATGGAGTACCTGCTGCGTCTGATATCCACACCTGACCTCAAATCCTTCAGCAGGAGTGTACTCAACACTGTGGATTTGATCGCCATCCTGCCTCAGTACCTGCAGGGCATCCTGGAGTTCTTTGACAATGAGGAAAACTACATGAAGCACGAAGCTGACATTCAGGCGGTGGGGCAGGTGGGAAAGCTGGGCCAAGTACTGAGGATCATGAGACTGATGCGAATCTTTCGTATCTTGAAGCTGGCACGTCACTCCACAGGTCTCAGGGCGTTTGGCTTCACCCTGCGTCAGTGCTACCAACAAGTGGGctgcctcttcctcttcatcgcTATGGGCATCTTCAGCTTCTCTGCCATGGTTTATACCGTGGAGCATGACATGCCACAGACAAACTTCACCAGCATACCTCATGCGTGGTGGTGGGCAGCT GTCAGCATCTCCACTGTGGGCTACGGAGACGTGTACCCAGAGACCATGCTGGGTCGGATCTTTGCTTTCATCTGCATTGCTTTTGGAATCATTCTCAACGGTCTGCCCATTTCCATCCTCTTCAATAAGTTCTCTGATTATTACTCTAAACTCAAGTCCAATCAGTACACAGCCTCCCTGAAGAAACGGGGGAAGGTGAGATTTGCCAAGAGGACAGTGACTAAACTTGGACACACTTTTGGGAACaaccactga